TACAGTAAAATTCCGAATTTGCTCTTTATATTCACCCTTTCCTCCATCTATGGAATCTTTCTTTCAATCTTTTCTTAATTCTTTAAACCCATGTATAGGTATAGCGGGTGGGCagacaaaaaaatattataaaaatatgattaaaaCCGGGTCACGTGGTTTTGTGGcacaacaaataataaaaatttataccttttaattttttaaatctgggaagacaaatttttttttttttaaatgtgattAAAACTAGGCCACATGATTTGTGgcacaacaaacaataaaaatttataccttcttaatattttaaatggaaaactaatgaaaagggcttgaaaacttgttttaatgataaggacaaaataaagggtaaagtgaatagtatataattgactttttagtgtaaaaatgtgatttttcattaaaatgaacagtaccgggtgcttttcgttaaattttCCTATTTTAAACCCATGTATAGCTGGTgggaagataaaaaaaatattaaaaaatgtgaTCCACAGTGAATTTAACGGAAGGAGGCTGGAAAAGTTGGGGAACCGGGCCTCTCTTACCACGTGTTGGTCATCGTGAGGTTTGCTTTTCACTCTATACCcatttctgcttttcttttgtTCCGTTTCCAACTTCTTCTTGGCTTTTTCTTTCCGTTCGCTTCTCTCTCTCCAGTCTCTCACCTTCTGCTTATTTTCGAAGCTAGCTTTTTTTCTCTTCCGCGCCACTGTTGTTCCAGTGAGTTTTGCGTTTTTTCCAGTGTATCTGATTTAGTTTTTTTCGTTGGTTTTCGATTTGCAGATTGATTTTGTCTTtaaagtttctttttttttttcattttggggGTTTGATATGTGCGCTTATTTGGTTCCAGGAAACGCTCATGTCCCAATTTTGGGGCTTTCATGTGCAACTTTGCaagccctttgtgttcaagGTGTGTATATAAAATCTACTTTTTCTTTTGGGCTTTTTGTggaacaaaatttaaatttttttggggtGGTCTTCTGTTTGCAGATGTGTCTTgcattcaaattttgttttcctAACTTTGGGGGTTTTATTTCTGTGTTCGGATTCTCGGTTTGGCTCTatgatttgattttcttttcatttcaggAAACGGTGGTCTTtgttttttggaaattttgtaTATGCGTTTGCAAACCATTTGTGCTGTAGGTATATAATTTCAAGTTttccttttggttttctaatgatgagagttttgattttttgtgtGTTGTAAAAGTTAAATGTGTTGGAAACTGAAATTAcggattttgttttgtttggattTTAAGCAGAGTCACTCACCAAGACTTTGCAGGGCACAAGGGTACGATTCAGACTCAGGATATGCAAGTAtatattgatttgatttctGTTGTATTGTTTGAAGCTTTGTTAACAGTACTAGAGTTGTTAAATTTGTCCACCATATATATTCACCAAATTATGTCTCAATGTTGTTGCTGTTACTCGGTCATGGGGTTTCTTAAGATAGACTGTTATCAAGTTCGAATTATCTAATTTTCTTTCtgcatattattttttaattattttttgttttaggagTTGCAATTGTATAATTGGATAAGAAAACTAGAAAAATATGTTCGATTAGAACAGATAATTTtaatcatatctttaatttatttttggattcTATCTTGGTATCATGTTGAGTGTTAGTCTTTTGTTCAAACTTTACGCTGCTGAGTTTGTTTAAACTTTAATTGTAATTGCAGGTTGATTTGGACCTGGGCAACTATGAACGCTTCCTAGATGTGACTCTTACTAGGGATAACAACATTACCACTGGCAAGATATATCAGGCGCTTCTAACTCGATTTTGACTTCCTTTGTGGTGTGTATCATTTCCTAATTTTGACTTCGAACTTGATCTTACttatagtttttagtttttgaaaaaatgtAAATGTAATAACTGAGGTTTGTAATAGGGAGGGAGACACCATCAGTTGCTGGAATCATTAACCCCGGTTTTGAGGGATTTCAAAAGCTATTTTTCGGTCAAGAGGAAATCGCCATACCAGTGCACTCAAAGTAAGTCGCCATTCTCTCATCCTCTTACTAGATTTCGTCTTTCGTGGCTGCAAGCCACCTTTTGTATAGTTATGTATATGCATGTATGCTTGGTTAATCTTAATTTTCCATATCCAATATATTCAAATCATGTTATTAGTCAGATTACCATTCTTGATCTGGTGTTTCGAGATTGTCTGACCTTTGGGTTGATAACTGTTGCAGCATTGAAGCATCATGTGCCGCACATCCTACTGCTGATGTCTTAATCAACTTTGCTTCATACAGAACGTTGGTGATTATTCTATGAGTAGTGTTTTGGAGTGCGAAACTTCTATGGTTGTGCCTAACAATGAATGTATGTTGACATATCTGCAGTGCTGCCACTTCTTCCATGGCTGCTCTCAAGCAACCAACCATTAGAGTTGTGGCAATCATTGCTGAAGGTGTACCTGAGTTAGACACTAAGCAATTGATCGTATATGCTCGGGCAAACAACAAGGTTACACGATTGATGCAAAGTCATCTTAATTTCACTAACCTGGGAAAATGAACTGGCGATACTAACTTTAATTATCATATCTCTTGCAGGTTGTCATTGGCCCAGCTACTGTTGGAGGAATTCAAGCTGGAGCTTTTAAGATTGGTGACACTGCTGGAACAATTGATAACATTATTCACTGCAAGCTATACAGGCCTGGATCTGTTGGTTTTGTCTCCAAATCTGTATGTAGCTAATCCAATATCTTGAACTTCAGATAATTTGGTTATTCATAAGACTTTCATGATGTGTATACCTTAAATGTTTAGTGAATTGGAATTGAGTTCATTCATTTCTGTCCTCTGCCCTTATGTTGGCAAGACTGTCCAGGTGATGGTACAAAATCACAATGTTCATATGTCCTACCTTTTGCTTTTTTGCTTCACTTGCTTGAACGCTGATGACTGCCTTTCTTCCGTGATGTGAGTCGATATAGGTGGTTCCAACACATAACTGATGTCATTAAGACATGGGTCGAATCTCTTTCAGTCATTTCCATCGATGGAAAAGAGGGCCCTGCAAATTTTTATGCAGATCATTGGGAGCTTAATTTATTAGTATTTATGTAGAAATagaaataattataaataaaaccTTCTTATCAGGCATGACCTTTCTTTTgatgtttgtttgattttcttttgttggttgTGTTTTGCAACTCATAAGAACGATAAGTAAAAGGTAAAAGCTCTCCATAACAGGGTAGGCttttattcattttaaaaaTCATCCGTATGGTAGTTGGTAGATTTTTTCTATTTGAGATTTCTTATTGTTGTGGTAGAGTTATGTTGAGATTTCTTTTGCTATTTGATATTTTGCTATACATTCTTTACATACAATTTAATATGTCCATTTATGCTCTCGAAAAttgataaaatatatattttggttCTGCATCTTTGTAACAGAATGGACAACCTCCCGTGATTTGCAAGCTTTTAAACCACCAAAAAAAAGGGTCTCTGTGTGTAAAGTGTGGAGAAGTTAAGACAGGTAAATTTCAAACTCATGTTTGTACAAGCTGTTATAATTTGAACAAGTAACAACTATATATTTTATGCAAATACTTGGTACATGTTTTATAAATTCTACACACAATTCTTGTAACATATTTGTTCCCTTATGTAACATTTATATACAATACTTGCAATATATTTGACATTCCCGCAGCAACGTGCGGGCAAACTTTCTAGTATTTACTATAACTTAGAAATGTAACTTGCCTTTTTCCAAGATTTCTTGGTCCATTTTAATTTGAAGGCGTCCATGTCATCGATAACCCAATGTCGAGGGACGAGGTTTTGACAACTAGCTAAAAAGGACATCCCATCCTTTGAGAAAATTTCTGCAAGCTTCAggaacataaaagaaaaaaaaaagggtaaatgtcAAGTAGTTTCCAATGAAATATCGCTTTAGCAACAGGAAGGAGTGTTACAAAAAACAATGTATCGTGCATACCAAAACCCAAGTAGTCAAATTTCCAATATTTACTAgttctaaaacaagaaaatcacATACCTGTGCGGAACCAAGATCAAATATGTTTCCGGCAAATATTCCTCTAACCAGATTCTCTACCCGCTTGACTTCATCTTCAATAGCATCATTAAGATCCACTACATTCTCAAATGGGGATATGGCCTTGGCATTCTCTTCATCCTGATGCGTTTAATTGCAATTGCAATCGCCAACTCAATCAATTATCTACACAGATGGACTAATAAAGCGTCCAATAACAGTTAAAAAGCACCAACCTTGACTTTCTTGAATATGTCTTGGAATCCCAACTTCCTAAGAACTTGCTCACGAAGTCTGTAAAGAAGCTAGATTTCCCAAACAAATCACAAAAAGTTAACAAACGGCGTTATATCATCACTACTACAACACAATAGAAAgtgaaaaatcaaatcaaatcaaaacttGGAGCTTACAATGCAATCTGGCGGGCCGCCGTGACTTTCAGGATCCTTCTTCAAGTCCTCAAGTATTTCAGTGTACCTTTCAggcaaaaacacaaacagattGCAGCGCTTCCAAAAACCCAATTCACTCCATCGCAAAACAATCAGTAAAGTGTGTACCTTTGAGCAAATTTCTCAGCTCTGGCCGTAGCATCAGGGACCGAAGAGTCGGACTCAGGTCGTTTCCGGTGAAAGAGCGGCTGCAGGTCATCAGGTTGAAGATCCTGTCAAGGAAATCGATTAATTGGATTTCCATAGTGGTGGGTCGTCGCAAATTGAGTCAAGAAGCTTCATCGTCCAACCCTAATTAACTTCACAGAATTTTATAGaaacagagagaagaagaaagaagaacgaAGGCTGAACGACGAGAACAGGAATGAGTCTTGCGAACAATGCGAGGGAGAGGAACGCGGCGACCGAGGGACAGAAAGAGCGAGCGTTGTTTCATACCCGACTAAGGTActgtgatgtgagaataagcggttgtgaaataaatcagcagtgtttggtaaacttttttgtaaaagtgcttttggaaaaaaaaagcagtctaataatgggtcttttcattaaaggagcactgtagctccgtgtgctttgaaaaaaaagccagttttccaaagctgcaaataacagcttcagctttttcctttgatttcagcttattctcacagcagctttcaaaataagcttttttttttttcaaaataagttttttttcatgggtgctttttttttttaagcacctcactcccaaaccgcCCCTAATAATCCTTAGGTTTTGGGGTGGATAAATTAGCAGGCGTTTACCGTATAAAACATGTGGCGGTCAGTACAATCAATCCGGATGCTATTTAGTATGGAGCCGTACCAAACATTCAGGTCCGTATCATTTATCCTATTCGATCCCTTATGCAGGCTACCAAACGAGGCCATCACCTCTTTATATTCGACACAAACTCGTACTAAGGGTTTAGTCAAATTAAGTACGAGTTTGAGTTAAATTGACTAAAGTAACGTATTTCGTCTATGGTCAGCATTTaagtttaaattattttattattattttgataaatttaggaaattattattggcacttcaaaaatctcattctacattccaaactttctatatttgaaaagaaaaatacacttgtaaggAGTGTAGAACgagatttttgaaatgtcaataacacttccctaaatttagtgtgtgtgtgtatatatatatatatatattatcattttaagaagaaaaagaagtggtCAGAGGGATTAAATATTGACTTGTgaatttcaaacttttttatAATGTCTTGATGCAATTATACATGTaagctttcttttttttatcaataatGCACAATTCTACCTACACGCATCTTCAAgaatttttctaaatttttgcTAAATTAGCTAATAAATAGTGTCAAAAGCCAGAAAAATTAACTCAACTTCAACAACACTCTATTTTAAGATAACAttaatattttttactttttcaagAGAGCTATAattaagaggagagagagaattgaATAGTTGGAGAGTTTTAATTTTTACCAATTGTTCAAATGTTAAATTCTCTCTCCTTCTTTATAAGTTTATAGAGTGATTATTCATTTTGTTAGTTTGAAGATTCATTTAAAGAGTCTCTTGGAGCAAGGTTTGTTGGCTTTTTGCTAAAATagttaacaaatgttgttttatagTCTTTTTAGGGCAACTCAAACAGCTCTCACAAATATAACTTttcaaatataagtttgtaacttaCGTGACAATTTAAAGAGTAAAATTTGTTACTTCACAATCTTGTTTTCCAACAGATTTTATAAGTTTTAATATTGTATTATATACTATCTAAATAAGAAACAAGTTGTCCCACATCAGTTTTATACGGCCTGCAAATAGGCTTGAAATCAAGGATAGTAAAGGTGGATGAtgcattttctgattttgtttctcTGCCACCGCATGTTCTAGTTTTTTCAAAGATCCATATATATGGCTAATCATCTTTACCAAGGATCACCTTGAAGACAAGTTTTAGTGGTAGTGTCCCGATAAATATGTCAGAAGTGAATCTTTCTTGTTAAGAGGAAATAGCCATCACTCGAGGAGAAAATTGAATCAAGGATTATTGAAATCAAATAATTGAAATGGGTAACTATATATACTTGATAAAATCTTATCGAAACAATAACTTGCCTAAGCACCAGGTGCGAAAGAAACTCACACGATAACCCAATCCAATTTTTTCACAATTCTTCACTAATTCAACCTGTAAATCACTTCAAACACTATGTACGATTGGAAAATGCTAAACTTTtgcaaacaaaaaatattttgaataccTCAACGCTTGGGTTGGTTCGGTGAAGAAAAAGCGCAATGACAAATATGCAGCAAAACAAGGATTAAACATGAGACAAATATGTAGAAAattgattttgtgtttttattttatcaatgggtgtaaagataacttatatattgaattgggtttatgagggtagtttaggtaataaatttgagtttaaagagatattgatgGTTTAATTAAAATTGATATGGGTGTAGAgattaagttgggtgtaaaaatagtttatgggttcaaataaaatttcccattaATTATTGGTGCGTGGGTAAAGGAGTTTGGATGAAGAGCGTATGGATGGGTGGCCTGGGATTTCGTAGGGATTTTTAAAGGAGCGGGGGGAGTGGGGAATTTTTCATGTGAGTCTAGTTTAATGGCGGAGGTAGAAGCGGTGCGGGCTGCGTTGTTGGCTTGTGTTGACATGGAATTTGATGTGTTTCAGATTGAATCAGATTCTAAGGGTCTTGTGGATATGATTAATGGCAAGGTTCAACCAAATGTTGTAACTAAAGCTCTTCTTCTTTATATTCAATATGTGAAGCAAGGGTTGAGGTCaatagattttatttttgctcCTCGTATTTGTAATACGGAGTAGCCTCTTTCGCCTTACGGGAGGGGGCCTTTATGTCTGGGACTAATTTAGGTTAGAGTGGTTATTTAATATTTTGACTTTTAATATAAACCCTTCAATTCAAATATAATGAAATTCTtaccttcaaaaaaaaaaaattaatggtaATGGTGAGAAATGAAAGTCTATGTTGCTCTACATATTTCTTAAAAAAGGTGAATTTAGCAATTCTGTTGGAGATGCTTTTATCTCTAAGGTTAGCAAATTGGAACCAATTGTTGGATTGGAAGTTTGAAAAGTAGACATTTTCTTTAACACAATCAAGATATTTATCCTTCCTTTTCCCCTTCAAGATTTAGAAATATCGTCATTTGAATAATGCTCGAACCGGCTTCAAGTAATTAAAATTCTTAAAGTCTCACATGGGTTAAAAGTCtaacaaatttcaaattttagcaTGCCCTTAATGGATAGGGTGATTATTATCATTGTAATGTATAATTTTCTTACATAATCCACGTTACACAAGGTGAAATAAAAAATCCCCCCCGCGCGCGCGGGGCGAGATTCTCAAAGATATCAGTATCATATGAAAGTTTCCAACCATCTTAGGCAAGAGATGGTGATTGATCTTTCTTGAAAAAAGTACCACAACTAATGCTTTTCTCCTCATGGAAGCTCAATTATAGGTCAAGTACTTCATATTATGATAACCCACACATGTCCTACGATGTGAGTCTCTCCATGTTCTCTTTTCTAGGACTTTTTTGCGATGTAAATTTGCAAGTGATGAGAATGCATTTTTCGATTTGCAATATATCATCATTGTTATCTATGTGAGTTAAACATGAGACATCTCTAATCAAGTGGAGACAGATATCATTAAAACAAAAGCTATTTAAAACTGTTAGATCGATGAATTCTTCATTCTCTGTCGCAGTCTATATTAGTGGCAGTTCGTTGTATTACGTTACAATTTTTTAGTAAAAGAAAGGAGTATGTCAATACAAACAATATGAAgcaaaatatttaatttaggCCATATTTGCTTATATGTTATTCTCACAAGATTTTAGACTTgatgatttacttttctttgcAAGGGTAAAAGTAAAACCAACGATTGTGAATCTGAGGGAAAGGCAAaatgatgaatgaaatattaAAAGGAATAACGAAAGGTAAAGGGTAATAAAACCAACTAAGTTAAAGTTAATAAAAACTTAAGATTGAATTATGGTTTAAGTCACCAAGTGGGTAATGAAAAGctctaaaaaattataaataaaaaattataaagtcaCCAAGTGGGTGCCGGGAACAATTTTAGCACTGCAACTTCTGAAAGACATGTGCACGATGAACTGAAGgcatcagaaataatgaagttATGGCtacaatattaattaatttaattaattatacgagaTCTACCTGCTAAACCTGCACAAATATCAAAATTAATGATAATTGGACAGTAATTTGTGCTTAGATGCTGCTTACTTTACAATTAGCTTTTACGTGAATGTGTTTGTCATATTCATTCAGCATTTTGGAAACAAAACactaattaatcaaataataGATGAAAAGGAGGCACACTTTCATTGATTCACGCTGATTTAGTTAGGAAGAGaagtttaaaaaaatacaaataaagtatattcaattttcttttttttatttattttttattatacaaTGATATTTTACTCTAAGGAAATGGAAGATTGAGTTAGGCCACACAATAGATCATTTACGAAGTAAGTATCGAACTCAACATACATCATCGTCATTTATGTGAGTCAAATCTGAGACGTCTCACTTATAACTGAAAAGTAACTTTACTAAATCTCAGTACTAATTGGCAAGTAATAGTTGCATTTCCTTAGATAGAATTTTCTCTTAATTCAAAAATAGTGGATTGACCTAGGATTCAACATATCTTGACAAGACACCacacaaatataaaaaaacatatatctTGACAAGACACCAcacaaacataaaaaaacaaaagtgatgttgtattttttttaattacttaaagCACATGTACATTGTATTAAGTTCGAATATCCATCCTTTACGTTGATGTAAaagtaaaatgaaataaaactaCTTTAGAGTACTCCAATGCCTCCAACTTGATATTTTTTATTGGAATATTTGAAAATTAGAGATTCTATCGTTTTCttaaagaaacaaacaaaagaagataATTACGTTTTATTCTTTGCTTAAAGTCAAATGGAAAAGGATTATAAGAATCCCATGATCATAAcagtttatcgtacatcgtacggttagaaatcatttcaaaatttaatataaatagtacctaacgaaaactgatcgtacaatgtacgatgaacgatcacGATCGCATGATGGTAAATTTCTTATCCACTATTTTGTAATTCATCTTattgttttaataaattgttatcgtttcttcttaaaaaaataaaaaataaatcacatgcaATTGTCattagacaaaaagaaaacaacaacAGACCTCATCCTCGGATGAATCACTCTCCTCAACTCCTTCACCAAGTTCAGAACTATCactttcatcatcatcatcatcactggcCGCGCCATCATTGTTGCTTGTGTTATAACACCCGGCCATGGTTATACTTGACAATATTAACACACACACCCTCAAAACAATAAACTCGTTGAATCAAACATGGCAAGGAAATTTAATTCCTACATCTTTAGACTCATCCTTTTCTACATATTTACAGTTACATCATCTCCAGAGGAATCATTCTCTTCACCTTCCTGTTAACCATAGTATAATATCTTTGAGAATTATACAGAGAAGACCATAGAAGCTTAAAGAACAAGAAGCTTGAGAAAGAAGTCAGAgaaagtttagagagagaaagaaatattttcatatattttccttaatgaTCCAGATCAATACAATCACACATATATCTAATGAAAGCTTCTATTACAATGTCCTTATCCTCCAACTAAATCTTGTAATCTAGCCGTTTATATATTGACAGATGTCATAATCCTGATGGCTCAAGTATATACTCTAACATCCCCCTCAAGCtcaggtttggatgaaccaagcATGAGGTTGCTGTAGTGTGTACTGAAAAGAGGTGCACTTAGCCCCTTTGTGAGTATGTCTACAAACTGTTCTGAAGAGGAAACAAACTGAACAAGAAGCTTTTTGCTTGCCACCCTTTCTTGAACGAAATGAACATCGATTTTAATGTGTTTAGTCATCTGGTGTTGTACTAGATTGAAAGAGAAAGCTATAGCAGACATATTATCACAAAACAGTACAAGAGTATAGGAAATTTTGAGTTGGAGAAATGTAAGCAGCTGCTGAATCTAATCCAATTCTGCAGCTATTGAAGACAATGCCATATACTCAGTTTCGGTAGATGAACGAGAGACTGTTTTCTACTTCTTGGAGGAccaagaaattggattattcctAAGAAAGACAACTAAGCATGTGGTAGACcgctgatgtgaaaattatcttaacacacaaatttaaccattttttgacaattgtagtacaagtataagtagggattgttctgaaccggggattaggaaggcttgctaataacctctaaactgactcaaaaacataaaactaaatttaaaaacacttaacaagactcacaagactcaaagcaaacttaaaatactcaaaacagcttaaaacaactaaataaacttaaactagacactaggaatgactttggacgaaaattgacttttacttgaaccaaaacatttaaaaacacaaattaaaacagattctaactaattagacacactaaagtaaagggggattgagttttggacgaagttgaaacaaacaaacaagtatgaaaaactagacagattgtataacaaatttgagaaataagatgatggatgggatagctagaggctttttctccacacatgatatgtatgcagacaactcgatttccagttactacttcattgaattatgaacgacaatgctccaaattaaccatgacatcactaattaactctcagattttccttgttttattggattggatgacatcattcgacaacccaaaacattcttcaaaagttccctacatagagatacaatcaaagatcattacgtttaatgaaaatcataagcattgacaaagcacttgcaactatgacatcatgtcactcatgctaggaattgaacttaacgcgatcgtttataagcgactttcactacatgtgaatataagtttgtaacgattatgtgaaacttccttatattctagcaacggatttatgcatgccaattaagtgtcgacccttaattaacaaatacaaataagttatcaatcaaatagttaagccaattgcattcacgattcaagagttcataactggaatttatcaaattatattgcacacataatcatggctttgaaatcacccctagccaagaggggtttagccactcatatttacaacaaaacgaaaggaaatgaatttaaacattagaaacaaaataaagaaaacacctaaacactccaacgatccaagttggacagcaagcacgtccaagcactttccttctcttcctttgctacggtaca
This genomic interval from Malus domestica chromosome 05, GDT2T_hap1 contains the following:
- the LOC139196319 gene encoding uncharacterized protein isoform X1; this encodes MIATTLMVGCLRAAMEEVAALQICQHTFIVRHNHRSFALQNTTHRIITNVLYEAKLIKTSAVGCAAHDASMLQQLSTQRMLYLSTIVLILFWVFYHLQENYSGVGHRSCWQLMTCLLSNDVTYTELIEIISRLKDKNGTLKGVDTSKLLKLGQIASY
- the LOC139195745 gene encoding damage-control phosphatase At2g17340-like, producing MASFGSLHKGSNRINDTDLNVWYGSILNSIRIDCTDRHMFYTDLQPDDLQPLFHRKRPESDSSVPDATARAEKFAQRYTEILEDLKKDPESHGGPPDCILLYRLREQVLRKLGFQDIFKKVKDEENAKAISPFENVVDLNDAIEDEVKRVENLVRGIFAGNIFDLGSAQLAEIFSKDGMSFLASCQNLVPRHWVIDDMDAFKLKWTKKSWKKGPLFHRWK